The DNA sequence GAACAGAATTTGAGGTGATAGCGGGTGTTAACCTAGATTACTTTGCACCAGGAGAAATTCCTTATAACAGTGGAGTTACTCAGCGTGGACCGATTGAAACCATAGCTTATATTTTAAAGACACAAGACTATAAGACGACTGCTATACATAATTTTGAAGGTAACTTTTATAGCAGGCATGAAGCTTATAAAAATCTAGGATTTGATAGATTTATTCCTATGGAAAGTATGACAGGTCTTGTTAAATATCGCGCCTTTCCAGAAGATATGGTTTTAATTGATTATATCAAACGTGCTTTAGAGGCGAGTGAGGAAAGAGATTTTATATTTACTATCACAGCAGGCTCTCATGGACCTTATCATACAACACTTAATAAAGGTAATGAAGCTTATGTAAGTGGTAATCTTAAAGAGACTAGTTTATATCAGCTTCAAAATTATACTTCACTCATTAGAAGAACAGATAAATTTGTTGGTAAATTAGCTGAGTATATTTATTCATTAGAAGAACCAACAGTACTTATTATATATTCTGATCACTATCCACAGCTAGAAAGTTTGGAGGAGCTAGATCAGGATGAGAAATTTAAAACCCCCTATTTTATAATTGATAATCAAAACAAGGTGCCGCATAAAAGACATAATGATATAGAAGCCTATCAGTTGTCGACAGATGTTTTAAACTTAACGGAACTAAAAGGCGGCATGATGAATACGTTTCATACCCTTTATAGGTATAAAAAAGATTATCAAAAGAAACTTAGAAATTTGCAATATTATACACTTTTTAGTGAAGAGTCGTTTGGGGTAAATAAAGATAAGTATAAAACTACTCAGCTCGAAATAGGACTTGAAAAGTTAGAAATAACTACGACTAAGTATCAAGGGGATAGGTTGATCATTGGGGGAAATGGATTTACAGAAAGCAGCAGGATTTTTATAAATAATCATTCGGTTGAAACAGAGTTTATAAGCCCCCATACGCTTATAGGAAAAGGAATAGGAGAAAAAGCCAAAAGTATCAATATAGAGGTTAAATATATAGGGCGATATGGCGTCTCCATACTGCGCTCAAATGTTTTTTAGAATTTATAAAAAAAGTACTGGATATTAGGATTAACTTCTGTTACAATAGTAAAGCGAGCGGGTGTGGCGGAATTGGCAGACGCACTAGACTTAGGATCTAGCGCCTACGGCGTGCAGGTTCAACTCCTGTCACCCGCATGAATACAAAAACAAGCATTTCATAGTTATGAGATGCTTGTTTTTTATTGCCAGAGAAATAACTATGGCATGATGTAATCAATGAGACCAGACATCATAGCATAGAGATCTTCGTTAAGAAGAACCTTCTTTTTATCAATATGAATAAAAGTATTATAATCAATAATATCGGCATGATAAAGTGCATTAAGATCTTTATGATGTGTATTTAATAAGTGATTAAAGATAGAAACAATCTGCCAAGGTGTAAGTGCAGCATGGGTATGGCTTGGGGCAGTTGGCGCAGGAAGTTTAATGCTAGAATTAGCCTGAATAAGTGTCAAGATACGAGAGAGTGTTTCGAAAGTTGCAGTTTCTCTACACCTGTAATCATTTTTAAAATCATATTCCATTGATAAAAAGGCTTTTTTTCTAAGTGAAACAATATAGGGATAAGCCCAGCTGGATTTTTCAGGATGAATAGTATTAAGGGGTGTATCGAGAGTTACCCCGGATGCGATAAGAACTGTCTGGATATTTCTAACGTGGGAGCTGTCTAAGCTGCATGTGCGAACAGAGAGCGAATGGTCTATACTATATGAAGCGAGAATACCAGCGGCTTGGCCTAGGGCCATACCTACAGGCACGGTGCGTGCGCTGCTGTGTGCCAAAGGATCGTAGCTTGCTGAACGGCCGACTATAAGAAGATTATCTATTAACTTAGGAACCATTATAGTAATAGGGATTGTGTAAATGTT is a window from the Cellulosilyticum sp. I15G10I2 genome containing:
- a CDS encoding LTA synthase family protein; translation: MIENDQRDKRNLMKDVTFQKEDFKLFANSILCLVIAFLVLVMIESFQRGVQEALNFISEYKTTALLNYLILLITIAPAMMIKRVSFLSLLLSLPWCILAAMSVMLMRFRGVPLIWADFNSVKEGAAIAKEYVSFELIVQISLGAGIILLILISSYFIKFKTYEVSCIKRFLVCIVLIGIGFLGRSYLMQFRAGQEHKWEIATLYKRNGFIHSLSKSCLYTMRRKPSDYSKEGIEAVISYINKSQKDNFNSREIAESAKKPNIIMVQLEGFFDPTAIKETYFNEDPIPYFRKYFNEGYSGLLQVPTIGGGTVRTEFEVIAGVNLDYFAPGEIPYNSGVTQRGPIETIAYILKTQDYKTTAIHNFEGNFYSRHEAYKNLGFDRFIPMESMTGLVKYRAFPEDMVLIDYIKRALEASEERDFIFTITAGSHGPYHTTLNKGNEAYVSGNLKETSLYQLQNYTSLIRRTDKFVGKLAEYIYSLEEPTVLIIYSDHYPQLESLEELDQDEKFKTPYFIIDNQNKVPHKRHNDIEAYQLSTDVLNLTELKGGMMNTFHTLYRYKKDYQKKLRNLQYYTLFSEESFGVNKDKYKTTQLEIGLEKLEITTTKYQGDRLIIGGNGFTESSRIFINNHSVETEFISPHTLIGKGIGEKAKSINIEVKYIGRYGVSILRSNVF